From Roseburia hominis, the proteins below share one genomic window:
- a CDS encoding ABC transporter ATP-binding protein produces MKEMLYLEDVCLSFGDAFSIDHLSFQVMAGEIYGFLGPSGAGKTTTMKLLTKQLHRKSGKIRIFGKNIDKVERKEYEQIGILSDTNGLYERMSIEDNLKFFAALRGTDPKVVEQILKMVHLYEKRKTLIKKCSKGMRQRALLAQAVLHRPALLFLDEPTSGLDPATIQEVHKMLLGLNAGGTTIFLTTHNMEEADKLCGRIGILNQGHLIAQGSPEELKLAHSEDAIEVLTKEREKLVFQKGPDSAGEIGRLLETGQCLTIHSKEPNLEEIFLKLTGREF; encoded by the coding sequence ATGAAAGAAATGCTTTATTTGGAAGATGTTTGTTTGAGTTTTGGAGATGCATTTTCCATAGATCACCTAAGTTTTCAGGTGATGGCAGGAGAAATTTACGGTTTTTTAGGACCAAGCGGAGCAGGAAAAACGACTACGATGAAGCTGCTCACGAAACAATTACATCGAAAGAGCGGGAAGATCAGGATCTTTGGAAAGAATATAGATAAGGTGGAGCGCAAAGAGTATGAACAGATAGGAATTTTGTCGGATACCAACGGACTTTACGAAAGAATGAGTATAGAAGATAATCTGAAATTTTTTGCGGCTCTTCGCGGTACAGACCCCAAAGTGGTGGAACAGATCCTGAAAATGGTTCATTTATATGAGAAACGAAAAACCTTGATTAAGAAATGTTCCAAAGGCATGAGACAGAGAGCGCTGCTCGCACAGGCAGTTCTCCACCGTCCGGCGCTTCTCTTTTTAGATGAGCCGACCAGCGGCCTGGATCCGGCGACGATTCAGGAGGTACACAAGATGCTGCTCGGGTTAAATGCCGGGGGCACCACGATTTTCCTGACGACTCATAACATGGAAGAGGCGGATAAACTCTGCGGACGCATCGGAATCCTGAACCAGGGGCATCTGATCGCCCAGGGATCGCCGGAGGAGCTTAAACTTGCACATTCGGAAGATGCGATTGAGGTTCTTACCAAAGAACGGGAAAAACTGGTGTTTCAGAAAGGCCCGGATAGCGCAGGCGAGATCGGGCGGCTTCTGGAGACGGGACAGTGTCTGACGATCCATTCTAAGGAACCGAATTTGGAGGAAATCTTTTTAAAACTGACAGGGAGGGAATTCTAA
- a CDS encoding LytTR family transcriptional regulator DNA-binding domain-containing protein, whose protein sequence is MSTKVYSSASELIKSLSEHGSIHVECNREKSEEFLNYVIEKSSPGSVAFVTLKDKGYDRMSVREYVRFFHDILDAKESVESVMEQFGLGEIKGRKMNALKPGDYVKVGIARVSMQRAGVCFLEEPLLNLSEPDMKRVLTWVEQSSEEGVHFITTNSSLRHALLMPGTAFYIEDDRFHEVEHEEEEEDTGEQEMEILKIPAKSGNSTLLFEPKDIDYIESLNKCTYLSVRGTLFQTQQTMYELEETLKKSGFFRCHRSYLVNVQKVERFEKWTKNSYVLILNNAEHSQIPLSKGRIEDMKETFHW, encoded by the coding sequence TTGAGTACGAAGGTTTACAGCTCTGCTTCGGAGCTTATAAAAAGTCTTTCGGAACATGGAAGCATTCATGTGGAATGTAACCGGGAAAAGTCGGAAGAGTTTTTAAATTATGTGATAGAAAAGTCCTCTCCCGGTTCAGTGGCGTTTGTGACTTTGAAAGACAAGGGCTATGATCGTATGAGCGTACGGGAGTATGTGAGATTTTTTCATGACATTTTAGATGCAAAGGAATCCGTGGAATCCGTGATGGAACAGTTCGGATTAGGTGAGATCAAAGGCAGGAAGATGAATGCGTTAAAGCCGGGAGACTATGTGAAGGTGGGAATCGCCAGAGTCAGTATGCAGCGCGCCGGGGTATGTTTCCTGGAAGAACCGCTTCTTAATTTAAGTGAGCCGGATATGAAACGGGTACTGACCTGGGTGGAGCAAAGCAGTGAAGAGGGCGTTCACTTTATTACGACCAACTCGTCCCTCAGACATGCGCTTTTGATGCCGGGAACAGCCTTTTATATAGAAGACGATCGTTTTCATGAGGTGGAGCATGAGGAGGAAGAGGAGGATACCGGGGAACAGGAAATGGAAATACTAAAGATTCCCGCCAAATCCGGAAACAGCACCCTCCTGTTTGAACCGAAGGATATTGATTACATAGAAAGCCTGAACAAATGCACGTATCTGTCTGTCAGGGGGACTCTGTTCCAGACCCAGCAGACAATGTATGAATTGGAGGAGACACTTAAGAAATCAGGGTTCTTCCGATGCCATCGTTCCTATCTGGTAAATGTCCAGAAGGTGGAACGGTTTGAAAAATGGACAAAGAACAGTTATGTTTTGATCCTGAATAATGCGGAGCACAGTCAGATTCCCCTGTCGAAAGGCAGAATTGAGGATATGAAGGAGACGTTCCACTGGTAA
- a CDS encoding arsenate reductase family protein — protein sequence MLFVEYPKCSTCQKAKKWLVENEVDFTSRHIVEQNPTIDELKSWHKKSGLPLKRFFNTSGMKYKELALKDKLPNMTEEEQYELLTTDGMLVKRPILVGEDFAIPGFKEAAWKEVI from the coding sequence ATGTTATTTGTAGAATACCCAAAGTGCAGTACCTGTCAGAAGGCAAAGAAATGGCTTGTTGAAAACGAGGTGGATTTTACGTCCCGGCATATCGTGGAGCAAAATCCGACGATTGATGAATTAAAATCCTGGCATAAGAAGAGCGGGCTTCCGCTGAAACGTTTTTTTAATACCAGCGGTATGAAATATAAAGAACTGGCGCTTAAGGACAAGCTGCCGAATATGACGGAGGAGGAGCAGTATGAGCTGCTTACCACCGACGGTATGCTGGTAAAGCGCCCGATTCTGGTAGGGGAGGATTTTGCAATCCCGGGTTTTAAAGAAGCAGCATGGAAAGAGGTAATTTAG
- a CDS encoding ATPase P, whose product MILKIPEYKTLEVDTLFLDFNGTIAVDGIIPTSVRERLAALGELFQIYVLTADTNGNAKEQCAGLPVVLQTFPTGNAKEYKKELVKSTGGRRCVAIGNGRNDEGMLKEAALSIGIMDREGMYGKLFKEADICVRSMQDGLDLLLNPNRIIASLRG is encoded by the coding sequence ATGATACTAAAGATACCGGAATATAAAACCCTGGAGGTTGACACACTATTTTTGGATTTTAACGGAACCATAGCTGTGGACGGAATCATTCCCACAAGCGTCAGAGAGCGCCTTGCCGCCCTGGGGGAATTGTTTCAAATCTATGTTCTGACGGCGGATACCAACGGCAACGCGAAGGAACAGTGCGCAGGCCTTCCGGTGGTGCTCCAGACATTTCCCACGGGAAATGCAAAAGAATATAAGAAAGAGCTGGTAAAATCGACCGGCGGCCGAAGGTGCGTGGCAATCGGAAACGGACGCAACGACGAAGGAATGCTGAAAGAGGCGGCTCTATCTATAGGAATTATGGACAGAGAGGGAATGTACGGAAAATTATTTAAAGAAGCAGATATTTGTGTGCGGTCCATGCAGGACGGCCTGGATCTTCTGCTTAATCCCAACCGGATCATAGCCTCTCTTCGGGGATAA
- a CDS encoding LysR family transcriptional regulator yields MAVTYDYYRIFYYVAKYQSFTRAAKILMSNQPNITRAMNNLERELACRLFIRSNRGVTLTPEGKKLFDHVQIAQEQLQAGEYELSGKRNLEEGNVAISASETALHGLLLPVLQQFHLVWPGIRIQIHNHSTPQAVAAVKSGLVELAVVTSPTGAARTLREVRLKKIREILIAGKHFEELAKRRISIKELTEYPLVCLGRETKTYEFYSQIFSQYGAILHPDIEAATADQILPMVRYDLGLGFLPDSLAKEALEEGEVFQVELKETIPSRYICLIKDSGRPLSLAAKELEKLIRGAGDL; encoded by the coding sequence ATGGCAGTTACTTACGATTATTACAGAATTTTTTATTATGTAGCAAAATATCAGAGTTTTACGCGCGCAGCGAAGATACTCATGAGCAACCAGCCCAATATTACCCGGGCTATGAACAATTTGGAGCGGGAACTCGCCTGCCGCCTGTTCATTCGTTCCAATCGGGGGGTCACCCTGACTCCGGAGGGAAAGAAGCTGTTTGACCATGTGCAGATTGCGCAGGAGCAACTGCAGGCGGGGGAATACGAATTATCGGGGAAACGGAATCTGGAAGAGGGAAATGTAGCGATCAGTGCCAGTGAGACGGCACTTCACGGCCTTCTTCTCCCAGTGCTGCAACAATTTCATCTTGTTTGGCCGGGAATTCGTATACAGATCCATAATCACTCCACCCCGCAGGCCGTAGCCGCGGTAAAGAGCGGTCTGGTGGAACTTGCGGTCGTCACCTCGCCCACCGGAGCGGCCCGTACCCTGCGGGAGGTCCGTCTAAAAAAGATTCGGGAGATCCTGATCGCGGGAAAACATTTTGAAGAGCTTGCAAAGAGGCGGATATCGATAAAGGAGCTGACAGAATACCCTTTGGTCTGTCTGGGGCGGGAAACGAAGACTTATGAGTTCTACAGTCAGATATTTTCCCAGTACGGTGCGATTCTGCACCCTGATATTGAGGCGGCCACCGCAGACCAGATCCTGCCGATGGTGAGGTATGATCTGGGGCTGGGATTTCTGCCGGACAGCCTCGCGAAAGAAGCCCTTGAAGAGGGGGAAGTGTTCCAGGTCGAGCTGAAAGAAACGATACCTTCCCGGTATATCTGCCTGATCAAGGACTCCGGAAGGCCCCTGAGCCTGGCGGCAAAGGAACTGGAGAAACTGATTCGCGGCGCAGGGGATTTATAG
- a CDS encoding SDR family NAD(P)-dependent oxidoreductase → MLKGKVAVVTGGTRGIGYAIVKKYLENGAKVVLFGSRAETVEKALASLKAENADWEVSGDYPNLKDAASVEAAIEKVKEQYGRIDILVNNAGVSDSTPIDKYTGEQFEKVMDLNVNALMYTIIPTVKIMKEQGGGCILNTSSMVSISGQPSGVAYPASKYAVNGLTWSLARELGPSNIRVNAVAPGITKTDMVAALPEQMIKPLIGAIPLRRIGEPEDIANAFLYLASDLASYVTGELLSVDGAMRS, encoded by the coding sequence ATGTTAAAAGGAAAAGTAGCGGTAGTTACAGGCGGTACAAGAGGAATCGGATACGCGATCGTGAAAAAGTATCTGGAAAATGGCGCTAAGGTTGTATTATTCGGCTCCAGGGCTGAGACGGTCGAGAAAGCACTTGCTTCATTGAAAGCGGAAAACGCTGACTGGGAAGTAAGTGGCGATTATCCGAACCTGAAAGACGCGGCATCAGTGGAAGCAGCGATCGAGAAAGTGAAAGAACAGTACGGAAGAATTGATATTCTGGTAAATAATGCCGGAGTTTCAGACAGCACGCCTATCGACAAATATACGGGTGAGCAGTTTGAGAAGGTCATGGATCTGAATGTGAATGCGCTTATGTATACGATCATACCAACCGTAAAGATTATGAAAGAACAGGGCGGCGGCTGTATTTTGAATACCAGCTCCATGGTAAGTATCAGCGGACAGCCCAGCGGCGTTGCATATCCGGCAAGTAAATATGCGGTCAACGGACTGACCTGGTCTCTGGCAAGAGAACTGGGCCCCAGCAATATCCGTGTGAATGCGGTGGCACCGGGCATCACAAAGACTGACATGGTTGCAGCGCTTCCGGAGCAGATGATAAAACCGCTGATTGGTGCGATTCCGCTTAGGAGAATCGGAGAACCGGAGGATATTGCCAACGCATTCCTGTATCTGGCAAGTGACCTGGCAAGCTACGTGACGGGAGAGCTTCTGTCCGTTGACGGTGCAATGCGCAGCTAA
- a CDS encoding MATE family efflux transporter → MNKDLTVGKPETVLWRFCLPLFGSIIFQQLYNIADSLVAGKFIGENALAAVGNSYEITLIFIAFAFGCNIGCSVIVSQLFGAKNYTSMKTAVYTTIIASAILCAALMLSGILGCDVLLRLIHTPQEILADSELYLDIYVWGLPFMFFYNIATGIFSALGDSRTPFLFLALSSTSNIAVDILFVTAFGMGVDGVAWATFLCQGVSCILALIVVLKRLRTIETPAKPALFSWSILRKIAVIAIPSILQQSFISIGNIIIQSVINSFGASVIAGYSAAVKLNNLVITSFTTLGNGISNYTAQNLGAKKLPRIKDGFRAGLKMVWTLSVPLVLLYFLAGRFLLYLFMDNGSTAAIRTGIQFLRILSPFYFVVSAKLVADGILRGAGLMKRFMSSTFTDLILRVVLAAGLSRILGSVGIWCAWPIGWTIATTMSILFYHTGPWNRAANGEMQENMNLSD, encoded by the coding sequence ATGAATAAAGATCTGACCGTAGGAAAACCGGAGACTGTGCTCTGGAGATTCTGTCTGCCCTTGTTTGGCAGTATCATTTTCCAGCAGCTCTACAACATCGCCGACAGTCTGGTCGCCGGAAAATTTATCGGTGAAAATGCGTTGGCCGCAGTGGGAAACAGCTATGAAATCACTTTAATTTTCATCGCCTTTGCCTTTGGATGCAACATCGGTTGTTCCGTCATCGTATCCCAGCTCTTCGGCGCTAAAAACTATACTTCTATGAAAACCGCAGTTTACACCACCATCATCGCGAGTGCAATCCTCTGCGCAGCCCTGATGCTTAGCGGTATTCTCGGCTGCGATGTCCTGCTTCGGCTGATTCATACGCCGCAGGAAATTCTGGCCGATTCAGAATTGTACCTGGATATTTATGTATGGGGGCTTCCCTTCATGTTCTTCTATAATATAGCCACCGGCATTTTCTCGGCCCTCGGCGACTCACGGACCCCGTTTCTCTTTCTGGCGCTTTCCTCCACCTCCAATATCGCAGTGGATATCCTGTTCGTCACTGCATTTGGCATGGGCGTGGACGGCGTCGCATGGGCGACCTTTCTCTGCCAGGGAGTGAGCTGTATTCTGGCCCTTATCGTTGTACTTAAAAGGCTGAGAACCATAGAAACCCCTGCGAAACCAGCGCTTTTCTCATGGAGTATCCTGAGAAAGATTGCGGTCATTGCTATCCCCAGCATTCTTCAGCAGAGTTTCATTTCCATCGGAAATATCATAATCCAAAGCGTCATCAACAGCTTTGGTGCCAGCGTGATCGCCGGATATTCCGCCGCTGTCAAGCTGAATAACCTGGTTATTACTTCCTTCACTACCCTGGGAAATGGTATTTCCAATTACACCGCGCAGAATCTGGGAGCAAAGAAGCTGCCGCGTATCAAAGACGGCTTTCGGGCGGGACTTAAAATGGTCTGGACTCTTAGCGTACCGCTGGTGCTGCTGTACTTCCTGGCAGGCCGTTTCCTTCTGTACCTGTTCATGGATAACGGAAGTACCGCCGCGATCCGCACGGGAATTCAGTTCCTGCGTATCCTGTCCCCATTCTATTTCGTAGTTTCCGCCAAGCTGGTAGCCGACGGAATCCTCAGAGGCGCAGGACTTATGAAGCGGTTCATGTCCTCCACCTTTACCGACCTGATTCTCCGTGTCGTGCTGGCGGCAGGCCTTTCCCGAATCCTCGGCTCCGTGGGAATTTGGTGTGCATGGCCGATTGGCTGGACGATTGCGACCACAATGTCCATACTGTTCTACCATACCGGGCCGTGGAACCGGGCGGCAAATGGAGAAATGCAAGAGAACATGAATTTGAGTGATTAG
- a CDS encoding GNAT family N-acetyltransferase: protein MLQYRELCAEEICRELFHYFIRRQNVTKCWRKENDCWVIKDDPFIDDWTENDYYFLVKCLKNTVTSGGFVYAAFDDGRLKGFTSVEPSLFGGSQCYLDLSSLHVSEDMRGRGIGKSLFLAAKEWAGQHGARKLYISGHSAVETQAFYKAMGCVPAEVHHMEHVEREPYDCQLECEL from the coding sequence ATGCTTCAATATAGAGAACTGTGTGCAGAGGAAATCTGCCGCGAATTATTCCATTATTTTATCCGCCGCCAGAACGTCACCAAATGCTGGCGCAAAGAAAATGACTGCTGGGTCATCAAAGACGACCCGTTCATTGACGATTGGACGGAAAATGATTATTATTTTCTAGTCAAATGTCTCAAAAACACTGTCACTTCCGGTGGATTCGTCTATGCTGCTTTTGACGACGGCCGTCTGAAAGGATTTACCTCTGTTGAGCCTTCTTTATTCGGCGGCTCGCAGTGTTACCTCGATTTGTCTAGTCTTCATGTATCAGAGGATATGCGGGGCAGGGGAATCGGTAAATCCCTGTTTCTGGCCGCGAAAGAATGGGCCGGACAGCACGGTGCCCGTAAGCTCTACATTTCCGGCCATTCCGCCGTTGAGACCCAGGCATTTTACAAGGCGATGGGCTGCGTCCCCGCAGAGGTCCATCATATGGAGCATGTGGAGAGGGAGCCTTATGACTGCCAGCTTGAATGTGAGCTTTAA
- a CDS encoding creatininase family protein, which produces MRLENITWPQAETYFQENDMVLLPLGSIESHGRHMPLGTDALIPEHLAKLIEEKSDILIAPSIPYGICQDLTDYPGSISIAPDVYYEFLKQVVENLYLHGARKFVMLNGHGGNVSTIQRVGTEYEKKGCLTAILNWWLIAGELDPKWKGGHGGAEETAAILGINPDLVDKNEIGGNLVLYDLTENIKAKGYQVCDYRGVPITIPRSIRRITDSGWIGPDHPREATTEWGKEMLETTADFLVDFMNEFAKVDWQKKKNEK; this is translated from the coding sequence ATGCGTTTGGAAAACATAACATGGCCTCAGGCAGAAACGTATTTTCAGGAAAATGATATGGTGCTTCTGCCTCTTGGAAGCATTGAAAGTCATGGGAGACATATGCCGCTGGGAACGGACGCATTGATTCCGGAGCATTTAGCGAAACTTATCGAGGAAAAAAGCGATATATTGATTGCACCCTCGATTCCTTATGGAATATGTCAGGATTTGACGGATTATCCGGGAAGCATCAGTATCGCGCCGGATGTCTATTACGAATTTCTAAAGCAGGTAGTGGAAAACCTGTATTTGCATGGCGCCAGAAAATTTGTGATGCTGAACGGACATGGAGGAAATGTTTCCACGATTCAGCGAGTTGGAACAGAGTACGAGAAAAAGGGCTGTCTTACGGCGATTCTTAACTGGTGGCTCATTGCAGGAGAGCTGGATCCGAAATGGAAAGGCGGTCATGGCGGGGCAGAAGAAACTGCAGCTATATTAGGCATTAATCCCGATCTGGTCGATAAAAATGAGATAGGGGGAAACCTGGTTCTGTACGATCTTACAGAGAATATCAAAGCTAAGGGTTATCAGGTCTGCGATTACAGGGGAGTGCCGATTACCATTCCCCGCAGCATCAGACGGATTACGGACAGTGGCTGGATCGGCCCGGACCATCCGAGGGAGGCAACCACAGAGTGGGGCAAAGAAATGCTGGAAACCACTGCGGATTTTCTCGTGGATTTTATGAACGAATTTGCAAAAGTAGACTGGCAGAAAAAGAAAAACGAGAAATAA